The DNA sequence ATCGAGACGGGGCGGCACTCGGCAACCCTGGTCGCCGGCAGCGTCGGCGTTTTGCACGGGGCCTGCAGCTACCTCCTCCAGGATCCCTGGGGCAACATCTGCGAAGCGCACTCACTGGCACCGGGACTGGATTATCCTGGTGTCGGACCGGAACATTCTTATTTCAAGGATACCGGCCGGGCGCAGTATGTGGCCATCGACGACGAAGAAACCCTGCAGGGTTTCAAACTGCTTTCTCAGACCGAAGGCATTCTGCCAGCCCTGGAAAGCTCCCATGCCGTGGCTTACGTCCAGAAGGCGGCTAAGGATTTTAAAAAAGATGAAATTGTCATCATCAACCTTTCCGGCCGGGGAGACAAAGACGTAGAAGCGGTGGCCGAGATTCTGGAGAAGATATGAAAAAGATCAACGCCATGTTTAAACGGCTGGCGGCAATGGGAGGAAAGGCCCTCATACCCTATATTACCGCGGGGGATCCAGATCTGAAGACGACCCATGACCTGGTATTGGAAATGGCCCGGAGAGGCGCCGATCTCATTGAACTGGGTATCCCATTCTCCGATCCACTGGCCGACGGCCCTACCATCCAGGCCGCCTGCCAACGGGCCCTCAAACAGGAGGTCAACCTGACCAAAATCTTAACGCTGGTACAATCGCTCCGCCAGGATACCGACATACCCCTGGTGCTCATGGGGTATTATAACCCCATCCTTTCTTATGGGCTGGCGCGGCTGGCCCGCGACGCTGCCGAAATCGGGGTGAACGGCTTTATCATCCCGGATCTCCCAGGCGAAGAGGCCAGAGATTGGCATCGCGCCGCCTGCGACGCGGGGGTGGCGCCCATTTATCTGGCCGCACCTACCAGCGGTCCCAGCCGCATCCGGAAGATCGGCGCCTTGACGCGAGGCTTTCTGTACTATGTCTCAGTGACGGGTATTACCGGCGCCCGGGCGGGCCTGCCCGATGACCTCAAAACCTCTCTGGCGGAGGTGCGCAGCCTGATCAAGTGCCCCCTGGCGGTCGGGTTTGGCATCTCTACACCGGAGCAGGTCCGGGACCTGGCTCCATATGTAGACGGCATTGTGGTGGGCAGCGCTATTGTGCAACGGATTGCCTGCCGGACAGGTCGAGAGGTAGTGCAAGATATCGGCGACTTTGTGGCTGAGCTAAAGGCGCCATTGCGATAGGCCAGCGGGGATAAGCAGGTTTTATAGGCTTCCGGTATTCAATTAATAAGGTGTCATTTTCCGAGCATCGGGATAGACACACCAAAAACGGGCGGGAGATATCTCCCGCCCGATCTGGGTTAGGTTAAGGTAAGGAGAACAGGAGAACTGCAGACAACGCGCCTACGGGGGCTACTTCTTTTCAGCCTGGGGTACCTCCATTTCGGCTTTTTTATCGGGCGCCACGGGAGTTTTGAGACCGGCGCCGGTCTTTTGGCCTACATCCTCGGAAGCTTCCTTGCATTTTCCGGCTTTATCGCGCTTGTGTTTTTTTACCCTCAGAGCCTTTTCAGCCTTCTTGGCCTCGGGGGCAGCTACTTTGGTCGCCTCGGGGGCGGCTGGGGTTTGAATCGCCTGCGGGGCGGTTTCAGTTACCTTCTGAACCGGGGCCGGAGCCGGTTTATCGACGGCAGGCTGAGCTTGAACCGCCGCTGTCAGGCCAAGGGCGAACACGAGGGCGGTGGTGGTACTGACCAATTTCTTCATGATATCTGTTTTCCTTTTTTTACTTTAATCTAAGCGCCAACCGGCGCTTGTTTTATCTCTAATGCAATGAGCTTGCCAAAGTAGAAAATAATTTTATATGTGAGTTATTTCAGATACATATAGATTGCCACAAAAACCTGCCTCCTAAATATCAGACTCAAGCGCGCTTTGAAATTGAAAAAGGCCTTGCCTCGGATTACCGATCCTGCTCAGATTGATAAAAACGTCAGACTTCTGATAAACTGAGGCGATTTTTTACCTCGTTTTTGAGAAAGTCAGTAAACTTGCGAGACCGGTCAAGGGGTTGAAAAGGGCAAAAAGGCCGTTTTAAGGGGAAAGGGATAAAGAAAAAGAGATGAGGGGAGAGATGAGAAAACTCAGTAGAAGTTGACTAATACAAAAGGTTTGGTAGAATAGCACCCATGTCGTATCTCACGCCGCCGGAGAGCGAGGAGGCGGTGATCACCCCTCGGCGCGGCGGAACCGAAGCACCGGTTGCGCCGCGCACCCTCATGACTTTCACCCGTCCGGACTATTTTGAGGTCTGCCGTCTGGCCCAGGCCAAGGGACAGGCCCGGACTTTTGCCGATTGCCCGGTTCGGGAGGGATGTTGGCAGGGCGAGGCCATTACCTTAGCAGGGCCTGTCTTAGGGGCGCCGTTCGCGGTGATGGTTTTGGAGAAGCTCCTCGCCCTGGGAGCCCGGATAGTGATAGCTTTGGGTTGGTGTGGGTCGCTGCGCCCTGAGGTTACGATCGGGGAGCTGGTTCTCCCCGAGAGGGCTTATAGTGAAGAGGGAACCTCGGCACATTATCCCGGAGCAGACCTGGAACCTCGGCCAGATTTGCGATTATTTCAAAGCCTTAACGAACAATTACTTCAATCCGCGGCAACGTTTCATACCGGTCAAGTCTGGACTACCGATGCTATCTACCGGGAAACCAAATATAAGGTTGAGACCTACGGCGCCAGGGGTATGCTGGCGGTAGAGATGGAGATGTCGGCCCTGTTCAACGTGGCCCAATATCGCGGCGCGGCGCTTGCCGGACTTCTAGTGGTCTCGGACGAATTATTCAACTTGAAATGGCGCCATGGCGCTCGGCAGGAGGTTTTCCAGCAGAGTCGGCGGTTGGCGGCCGCAGTGGCCTTAGATGCTCTCGCTTCCTTTCAAACAGTTGCCACAGCCTAAGACAGGCGCGGCCAACGGTTCACCGGGTGGATATGAGAATGCCCGGAGTTAGCGGCTTTCTGCTCATCGCCGGCCGCCATCGGGACCGGAAAGTGGAGCACCCCCCTGCCCTTGGCCTGACCAGCAGTGGATACCATGTTTGAGGTTATATCATCGTGTACCTAAAATTCTGGGGAACGCGAGGCTCTATTCCTGCCCCAGGTTCGGATACGGTTGAGTTCGGCGGTAACACCTCCTGTGTGGAAATAGTGAGCGAACAGGGAAGGCGGCTGGTAATCGACGCCGGAACCGGCATCCGGGCCCTGGGGGACGAGCTGGTGCAATCCGGTCGACCGGTGCGTCTGACCCTGTTGTTGACCCATACTCACTGGGACCATATATTGGGGATGGCATTTTTCCGGCCGGTCTATCTGGATAACACCGATATCACCATTGACGGCTGTCCCAAGGCATTCTGGGGATTGGCTAAAGTCTTCGATGATCGCAAGGGCAACGGTTACTTCCCGGTGGCCTTTGATGAATTAAAGGCCAATATTCGCCATTCCGAAAGGATCGCCAATGGGCCTTTGCAGGTCGGAGACCTAACCGTGGAAGGGATCGAAATCAATCATCCCCAGGGCGGCATGGGTTTTAAGGTGATGGAACACAACCGCTGCATGGTTTTCCTGAC is a window from the Desulfobacca acetoxidans DSM 11109 genome containing:
- the trpA gene encoding tryptophan synthase subunit alpha, with amino-acid sequence MKKINAMFKRLAAMGGKALIPYITAGDPDLKTTHDLVLEMARRGADLIELGIPFSDPLADGPTIQAACQRALKQEVNLTKILTLVQSLRQDTDIPLVLMGYYNPILSYGLARLARDAAEIGVNGFIIPDLPGEEARDWHRAACDAGVAPIYLAAPTSGPSRIRKIGALTRGFLYYVSVTGITGARAGLPDDLKTSLAEVRSLIKCPLAVGFGISTPEQVRDLAPYVDGIVVGSAIVQRIACRTGREVVQDIGDFVAELKAPLR
- a CDS encoding nucleoside phosphorylase, with translation MSYLTPPESEEAVITPRRGGTEAPVAPRTLMTFTRPDYFEVCRLAQAKGQARTFADCPVREGCWQGEAITLAGPVLGAPFAVMVLEKLLALGARIVIALGWCGSLRPEVTIGELVLPERAYSEEGTSAHYPGADLEPRPDLRLFQSLNEQLLQSAATFHTGQVWTTDAIYRETKYKVETYGARGMLAVEMEMSALFNVAQYRGAALAGLLVVSDELFNLKWRHGARQEVFQQSRRLAAAVALDALASFQTVATA
- a CDS encoding MBL fold metallo-hydrolase, whose product is MYLKFWGTRGSIPAPGSDTVEFGGNTSCVEIVSEQGRRLVIDAGTGIRALGDELVQSGRPVRLTLLLTHTHWDHILGMAFFRPVYLDNTDITIDGCPKAFWGLAKVFDDRKGNGYFPVAFDELKANIRHSERIANGPLQVGDLTVEGIEINHPQGGMGFKVMEHNRCMVFLTDNELRSDAPVGRRPQDFAHFARGCDLLIHDAQYLPEEIADRRGWGHSTYVEAVELALQAGTRRLLLFHHDPARTDHQMREIEAKARELVKANGADLDVAAAREGEVIYV